The DNA segment CTAAATTACTGATTAATTTACTATTTCACATTTACCTTGAGAGAGTTTTTTTCAACGTATATATTTTGTGTACAATGTTTTCCTCCATTACACGCCATACCATTCACTCCCAACCACACAACAGATCTCCAATGCATGTTATTGAAATGCCCACAATGTTGGCGGCCATGTAGGTAGGAACCCTCCCATCATATCATCATATAAGTGTGAACATTTTCAACACCAACTTACAACTACTGCTGCTTGAAGATATAACAGGTAAGTTTAAGTGATCTTTGTAAATTTAAGTttaagcaaggaaaacaaaaaataacttaacatttgTCGAAATACATGAGAGAGGAAAAGAGCTCCAAAAGCATGGCTCTGTAAAGTACAGTATTATGCATTCAGTATACTGAATAAATATGTACTTATTCAttatgttacactaaaaacaagCCTGTGGCTGCATATTTCACTGACACTATAATCTACTCGCAAAGTGCCACAATGATCATCTGTCATGGTCAACACAGCTAAAAATGGATCTTGAGACTTCAATATTAAATTTTAACTCTCCATCAGGTActtctttcagaaatataaagtttaataaatatGAACCACAATTAGTCATCGACTCTCCACAGCCAACAAACTTCACTTGAGTTGGAGTCTGCTGCCTGTGAAAGGTACAGCATGTTATCCAATTCAAGCCTATTTGACTATGATACTGTAAAATGCAATTACTTTAAGTACTCTATAAACACATTCTAAAAATTCtattttcattattacttttcaaatgattcattgtcattttgaaaatatttactaaacaaaaaatgcattttttttgtcttgaattaaataaattaattaaatgaaatgtagctaatttatataaaatttttgACTGAAGGTAAGTTACATTTAAGTTATTGTATTATGTGTAAGCAGTGATATGTTGAACCAGAAACtcttgaaatgaattattatgttAAGGTTTTGCATTGCTTCATAATTTGCAGCAGTAGTAATACCATTCAGCAGCACTCAACAAAATGGTTAATGTTTATGGTTTATATTTAACAAGACCCATGTTTATAGTGTTTTATAATATAGTgtgatgaataattaaaatatattaagatgAGAACCTAACACACAAAATATATTAAGATGAGAACCTAACACAAGTCACTTAAGTGTTACAGATACAAGTACTGTAAGTGTAGTGCACAGCAAGTTTaaatgccatctgttgaaatttcACCGTATTACCCTGAGATTAAAGGAAAAGGATGAGAGCTGCAGTTGTTGATATTCTAAAGTTGTTGtcctttctttcttgttataATCATCCACTGTTGTTACAACTTACCTATACTTCTTATATGTCTACATAAATCTTCAATATCCCCCTGTTAAAGCAAATAATCTTTCCAGTTTGTTCTTGCTTCACATGTTCTAATGGAAATGGACACACCATCGCCATCATAGCCTTGATTTAGGGTATTCCCAAATCGTAAACCTAGAATTGAAGTACAACCTATTTGTATCTGCTCTTCCAAACAGCTACATTTGTGACTGcatcataatatacagtatgcagataTGATCCTGGTGTTTATTTGATGCTGTACTAACCAATAAACGGACAATACATAAGATCTAAATAACTTGGACCATCACATGATTGTTGGGGCTAGACATGGTGTTTCTAGCATCTCAGAGACAACTGCCCTTGCTGTACAGTCTGTAGAGTTCCCAGAGGTCATTGCAATAAGCCAAAAATGTTTAGTGAGATGCAGTTCTGTTCAGGCTAACACAATGGCCACAAATGATAAAGTAATAGCTCTTTACAGTACTGGTATACACAAGAGCATCGCTAAACACATAATTCAACAGACCTTGAAGTGGGTAGGCCACAGCAGCAGAAGATCTCACCAAGTtgcactcctgtcagctaagaacaggaagaTGAGGCAGCAATGGGAACACAATTACCAAAATGGGGCAAGTGAAGACTGGTAAACTATTACCCTTCTGATGCATTTCAATGTTTACTACAAAATGCAGATTGTACATTTATAATTTGCTGTAAACAGCATTAATTAATGGATCCATACTGCCTCATGTTGATGATATTGACCAATGAAATGATGTGTAGATtgttttcttgacacacattAGGCTTCTTAAGTATCTGTAGGGAAAGTGTGCATAGATATTAAAACAGGAGGTCAGGCTACAAAGGGTTAATTATAAATGAGTGTCCTATGAATGTCACAGCATACCTTAGTGTTACTGCTGGCCATGAGCATCACTTTATGTTCACAGTCAACCCTTTTTCAAATACCTACTTTCAGCAAGATCATGTTCCGTGTCACAAAGCAGGCATCACCACACTTTGTTTCCATGATTATAACAGTGACTTCAGTTTACTCCAAGGGTCTTCAAAGGCCCCAGATCTCAATGCAACTGAGCTTTTTTGGGCTAAGGTGGAATAAAAGGTTTGCAAAATGAAGGTCTAGCTGAAAAATCTACAGGGACTGCGTGATGTCACATAGTCAGTCTGGAAATCGTTGAATCCATACATGGAAAATGTCAGGTTGTTCTAGAGGAAAAATGTGACCTTATCCAGCAATAGACAGTTGTACTGTAAATGATAAAGCAGCAACTATGTGTATGTTTTTCCCCATGCATAGCAAGACAAGAAAAGGTATCTTCCACATCATTGCAATTTATTGtgttttcaggtttttatttctaCACACTTTCATAAATAGTATTGTCTGGTGCATAATTTAAACTGTCCTTTTGTACTCCTAGATTAAATCATCTTGTACATGGAAACTattcctaattaaaaaaaatttgatgAATGTCAGTTTTTCATTTAGCTGTCCATTTGTGAGCATGGAGAAAGGAAAAtcattaaattctgtttttatgtgaTAACACATCAGAAAAATGGTGAATCCAACTTTTTCTGTTATAGCAATGCTATGCAAGCTTGTCCATGGAGCTGTCTTTGCTAGAAGAGGCCTCAGAAAGCAGCTGCCCCTTCTCCTTGTTCTGCAGGTACTCCATACCATTGGGGAGCTGGTGAGCACTGACCCCCTGCTGGGAGCACTTGCAATAGCGTACTAGGGCTTTGACCACCAAATAGCACATTTCTGCCACATTGAGGACCATACAGAGTGCAGAGGCACTAATCATGAAAATGGTAAACACGGTTTTCTCTGTGGGTCGTGAAATGAAGCAATCCACCACATTAGGACATGGCCATGCATCACACTTTACCAGGCGGGGCATCTGGAATCCACTGTACAACaagtaaaaaacataaatgaaagccCCTTCAAATGCCAGCCTGAAAAAGAGGCTTACAGTGTAAGTCCACCATAAGGAGCCTGTAATTGGAAGCCTTTTTTTCTTGAGCATCTCTAGGTCCTCATCAGCCTTATCTCCCATAGTCTTAATGATGTCCTTCTTCTGTTCCTTTTTGCTGTGGGCCACATGCATAGCTACTAGCAGAGCCGGAGTAGACACAAAGATAAGCTGGAGGCACCACAGACGAATATGAGAGATGGGAAAGTAATGATCATAGCAGACATTCTTGCACCCTGGTTGTAAAGTGTTGCACATGAAGTCCATTTGTTCATCCCCCCAAACACTTTCAGCTGCCACTGCCAGGATCATGATGCGAAAAATAAAGAGGACTGAGAGCCATATCTTCCCCAAGCTGGTTGAGTGTTTGTTTACACCCCCAAGCAAAGAGTACAGTTGTCCCCAACTCATCTTTTCTGATTAGCAGCTCTTGTAAGACAAAAAGAGATAAGCAATTAGTCATTGTGAAtgcacacaatattaaaaacataaaccaCTCATACTGTTCAGATTTTATCAGTGGCCCCATCTTATTGTCTTCTACAATTCAAAATCTTCAAATCATGTTGCAATTTTTTCATCATTCATTTGAGATACACATCTCTGTACTTCCTCATTTTATGCAGAATCTAAATGACATACTGTACGATACTTAAGGAGGGAAGCTACAACAGTCCTGAAATTAAACAAGGACAACCAACTCCTGAAGTGGACACAATTTGTCTTAATATCTATCGCGGTTACCATGTACATTACCTTATTGCTTTATGATTTTTATGAGATACATTATATTCAATCCCCTTTCTCAACTCTTCCTAATTTGTGGTAACATAAAATGTTGgaacatcaaaaataatttatatataatcaaagccagtcaatccattagcCGAAAAGGGTGTTTTAATATGAGGAGCAGCATTAAGGAAAGTTAAGGGGTGCGTGCTCtggtgtggaagaaaaattagacttgaGGTTC comes from the Erpetoichthys calabaricus chromosome 4, fErpCal1.3, whole genome shotgun sequence genome and includes:
- the LOC114651443 gene encoding gap junction beta-2 protein-like, producing the protein MSWGQLYSLLGGVNKHSTSLGKIWLSVLFIFRIMILAVAAESVWGDEQMDFMCNTLQPGCKNVCYDHYFPISHIRLWCLQLIFVSTPALLVAMHVAHSKKEQKKDIIKTMGDKADEDLEMLKKKRLPITGSLWWTYTVSLFFRLAFEGAFIYVFYLLYSGFQMPRLVKCDAWPCPNVVDCFISRPTEKTVFTIFMISASALCMVLNVAEMCYLVVKALVRYCKCSQQGVSAHQLPNGMEYLQNKEKGQLLSEASSSKDSSMDKLA